The DNA region CTGGCAGGCCGAGATCGACGCCAACCTCGCGGCCGGTCGCACCGCATTCGACCCGGTCGAGGGATCCGCTCAGTAAGCGCCCCCGCCCTTCCTCTCCCTTCAACCAGATCAGGACTATCCATGCCCCACGAAGTGCTCGACCGTATCGTCGCGATGGCGGACACCATCGCCGCTGACGCCGACGCGTCCGACAACCAGACCAGGCTCACCGACGACATGGCCGCCGGCCTGCGTGGGTCGGGGATCATCCGCATGCTGCAGCGCAAGAGTCACGGTGGCTACGAGGCGCATCCCCGTGAGTTCGCAGAAACCGTCATGGGGACCGCCAGCATCTACGGTTCGGCCGGCTGGATCGGCGGGATCGTCGGTGTGCACCCCTGGCAGCTCGCCTTCGCCGATCCCCGGGTGCAGGACGAGGTTCTCGGCGAGGACTGCAACACCTGGATGGCCTCGCCGTACATGCCCAGCGGCCTGGCCGTGCCCGTCGAGGGTGGCTACTGCATGACCGGTAGGTGGCACTTCTCGTCCGGCACCGATCATTGCGACTGGATCTTCCTCGGCGCGATGGTCGCGGACGTGCACGGTCAGATGGTGATGCCGCCGAGGGCTCTTCACGTGATCATGCCCCGCTCGGACTACCACATCATCGAGGATTCTTGGGACGTCGTGGGACTGCGCGGCACCGGTAGCAAGGACATCGTCGTCGAGGACGCCTTCATCCCGGCCTACCGCACGATGGACGCGGGAGGGGTCATCGGCGGTACGACCGCCAAGGAATACGGCGTGACCGAGACCCTCTACAAGATGCCCTGGTCGACGATGTTCCCGCTGGGGATCACCGCAGCCACCATCGGCATCGCCGAGGGAGTCCTCGCCCACGGCCTCGCGTTCCAGCGGGAGAGGGTCGGCGCGGCGGGGACGATGGTCAAAGACGATCCGTACGTGCTGCATTCCATCGGCGAGGCGGCTGCGGAGATCGACGCTGCGCGCCAGCAGTTGTTGAGCAACGTCGACCGGATCTACGACCTCGTCGATGCCGGCAAGGAGATCGACTTCGCCCTGCGCGCCGAGTCCCGTCGCAACCAGGTCCGGTCGGCCTGGCGCGCGGTCCGCGCCGCGGACGAGATCTTCGACCACGCCGGCGGCAGTGCGCTGCGCATGGACAACCCGCTTCAGCGGTTCTGGCGAGACGCTCACTGCGGACTCCACCACGCGATCCACGTCACCAGCACCCCGTATCACGCGGCCGCACTGTCCTCGCTGGGTATCGACGTTCCGCCGGGCCCGCTCCACGTGATGATCTGACCAGCCGCCGCCCCCAATCTCTGCGCCCCATCCCTCGCGACACCCACTCGGACGACAAGGAACACGACATGAATGAGAACGCTGACCGGCGCGCCGGCTTCGGGAACACCGAGATCAGAGGGCTCGGGTACGTCCGGGTCAAGGCGACCGATATGGACCGGTGGCGTGAGCTCGGGTTCGACGTACTCGGTTTCGCCCCCGGCACCGGCGTTGAGGAGGACGCCCTCCACTTCCGGATGGACGAGCGCCTCGCCCGCCTCACCGTCGAGCGCGCGGACGTCAACCGGGTCACCGCCATCGGGTGGGAGGTCCGCGACGCCGCCGCGCTGGCCCGGGTGGCCGCCACGCTCGACGAGGTGGGCCACGAGTACACCGCGATGCCCTTCGAGCTCTGCGAAGCACGCCGCGTCGAAGCCGCCCTCATGCTCAAGGACCCGGGTGGCACCCCGCTGGAGATATTCTTCGGCCCGGTCCTCGACCACAGCCCGGTGATCACGAAGTACGGCCAGCGCTTCGTCACCGGCGACCAGGGAATGGGCCACGTCGTGATGCCCACGATGAACTTCGACGAGTCGTACGCGTTCTACACCGACGTCCTCGGCTTCCTGCCGCGCGGCGCGTTCCGGATGCCGGCCCCGCCGGAGGCCGGCCCGGTCCGGATCCGCTTCCTCGGCATCAACCAGCGGCACCACAGCCTGGCCATCATGCCGGCGCTGCAGGGGATGGACCCCGGACTCATCCACGTGATGGTCGAGGTCGACTCCCTCGACGCCGTCGGCCGGGCCCTGGACTCGGTCGAGTCGCGCAAGTTCCCCGTCTCGTCGACTCTTGGCCGTCACACCAACGACAAGATGGTCTCCTTCTACGTCCAGGTGCCCGGCGGCTGGGACATCGAGTACGGCACCGACGGCCATCCGGTCGATGAGTCGTTCTACACCACCGAGGAGATCTCGGCCGACAGCTACTGGGGCCACGAGTGGGCGTGGGCCAAGGCGATGAAGGAAGAGATGGAGAAGCAGGGCGACGCCTCATGACTCCCGCGACACAGGAATACGACGCGGTCGTCGTCGGCGCCGGGATCTCCGGCCTGTACGCCGTCCACACCCTCCGCAAGCGCGGGATGTTCGTACTCGGCATCGAGTCCGCCGCCGGCGTGGGCGGCACCTGGTATCACAACCGGTACCCGGGGGCCCGCTGCGATGTCGAGAGCATCGACTACTCGTACTCCTTCGACGAGGACCTCCAGCAGGAGTGGACCTGGTCCGAGCGCTTCGCCACCCAGCCGGAGCTGCTGGCCTACCTGGAGCACGTCGCCGAGCGGCACGACCTGGCCCGGTCCTTCGACTTCCTCACCCGGGTCATCGCGGCCGAGTACGACGAGGCCGCGGCCACGTGGACCGTCCGGACGGATACCGGCAGGACGGTGACCGCACGGTTCTGCATCATGGCCACCGGCGTACTCTCCGCCACCAACCGTCCAGAGATCCCCGGCCGGGACGCCTTCACCGGCGAGAGCTACCACACCGGCGAGTGGCCGCACGAGCCCGTCGACTTCACGGGCAAGCGCGTCGCGGTGATCGGCACCGGCTCGTCGGGCATCCAGTCCATCCCCGTGATCGCCGAGACCGCCGCCCACGTGGTGGTCTACCAGCGCAGCCCCAACTACTCGATCCCGGCCGGCAACCGTCCGCTGACCCCGGAGCAGATCGCCGAGGTCAAAGCGACCTACCCGGAGCGGCGCCGCAAGGCGCGGCTCAGCGGGGGCGGGACCCCGTTCACGCCGTACCCCAAGGGTGCGATGGAGGTCGACGACGACGAGCGCCAGCGCATCTTCGACGAGTGGTGGCACCGCGGGGGATACCTCTTCGCCAAGGCCTTCCCGGACCAGACGGTCAACATGGCCGCCAACGACGCCGCGCGCGAGTACGTCGAGGCCAGGATCCGGCAGATGGTCGAGGATCCGGACCTCGCCGACCAGCTCATCCCCACGGACCACCCGATCGGGACCAAGCGCATCGTCACCGACAGCGGGTACTTCACCACGTTCAACCGGGACAACGTCAGCCTGGTCAACCTGCGGCGCACCCCGATCGAGGAGATCACCGAGACCGGGATCCGCACGACCGACGGCGAGCGCGAGCTCGACATGATCGTCTTCGCCACGGGCTTCGACGCCATGACCGGCGCGCTGTCGCGCATCGACATCCGGGGACGCGACGGCCGCGAGCTCCGCGAGGCGTGGGCCGCCGGGCCCAGGACCCACCTCGGCCTGATGGTCGACGGGTTCCCGAACATGTTCATGATGGTCGGCCCGGGCAGCCCGAGCGTCCTGGCCAACATGGTCCTGGGCGCCGAGCAGCAGATGGACTGGATCGCGGCGTGCCTGGACCACCTCCGGGGCCGTGGCGGGGTGGCGATCGAACCCACCCCCGAGGCCGTGGACGAGTGGGTCGCCGAGTGCTCGGCCAAGGCGGCCGGGACCCTGTTCCCCAGCGCGAACTCCTGGTACATGGGGGCCAACATCCCCGGCAAGCCCCGGGTGTTCATGCCGTACATCGGCGGGTTCGCCGCCTACGGGCAGATCCTCGACGAGGTCGCCCGCGACGGCTACCGGGGGATGGTCATCACGGCGGCGGACGGCCCCACCGGGAGCGGCTCGAAGCAGGACGCGCTCGTCGGACACGGGGAGCGCTGACATGGCCGGAGACCGCCGTACCG from Dietzia sp. B32 includes:
- a CDS encoding acyl-CoA dehydrogenase family protein yields the protein MPHEVLDRIVAMADTIAADADASDNQTRLTDDMAAGLRGSGIIRMLQRKSHGGYEAHPREFAETVMGTASIYGSAGWIGGIVGVHPWQLAFADPRVQDEVLGEDCNTWMASPYMPSGLAVPVEGGYCMTGRWHFSSGTDHCDWIFLGAMVADVHGQMVMPPRALHVIMPRSDYHIIEDSWDVVGLRGTGSKDIVVEDAFIPAYRTMDAGGVIGGTTAKEYGVTETLYKMPWSTMFPLGITAATIGIAEGVLAHGLAFQRERVGAAGTMVKDDPYVLHSIGEAAAEIDAARQQLLSNVDRIYDLVDAGKEIDFALRAESRRNQVRSAWRAVRAADEIFDHAGGSALRMDNPLQRFWRDAHCGLHHAIHVTSTPYHAAALSSLGIDVPPGPLHVMI
- a CDS encoding VOC family protein, translating into MNENADRRAGFGNTEIRGLGYVRVKATDMDRWRELGFDVLGFAPGTGVEEDALHFRMDERLARLTVERADVNRVTAIGWEVRDAAALARVAATLDEVGHEYTAMPFELCEARRVEAALMLKDPGGTPLEIFFGPVLDHSPVITKYGQRFVTGDQGMGHVVMPTMNFDESYAFYTDVLGFLPRGAFRMPAPPEAGPVRIRFLGINQRHHSLAIMPALQGMDPGLIHVMVEVDSLDAVGRALDSVESRKFPVSSTLGRHTNDKMVSFYVQVPGGWDIEYGTDGHPVDESFYTTEEISADSYWGHEWAWAKAMKEEMEKQGDAS
- a CDS encoding NAD(P)/FAD-dependent oxidoreductase is translated as MTPATQEYDAVVVGAGISGLYAVHTLRKRGMFVLGIESAAGVGGTWYHNRYPGARCDVESIDYSYSFDEDLQQEWTWSERFATQPELLAYLEHVAERHDLARSFDFLTRVIAAEYDEAAATWTVRTDTGRTVTARFCIMATGVLSATNRPEIPGRDAFTGESYHTGEWPHEPVDFTGKRVAVIGTGSSGIQSIPVIAETAAHVVVYQRSPNYSIPAGNRPLTPEQIAEVKATYPERRRKARLSGGGTPFTPYPKGAMEVDDDERQRIFDEWWHRGGYLFAKAFPDQTVNMAANDAAREYVEARIRQMVEDPDLADQLIPTDHPIGTKRIVTDSGYFTTFNRDNVSLVNLRRTPIEEITETGIRTTDGERELDMIVFATGFDAMTGALSRIDIRGRDGRELREAWAAGPRTHLGLMVDGFPNMFMMVGPGSPSVLANMVLGAEQQMDWIAACLDHLRGRGGVAIEPTPEAVDEWVAECSAKAAGTLFPSANSWYMGANIPGKPRVFMPYIGGFAAYGQILDEVARDGYRGMVITAADGPTGSGSKQDALVGHGER